Proteins encoded within one genomic window of Megalopta genalis isolate 19385.01 chromosome 10, iyMegGena1_principal, whole genome shotgun sequence:
- the LOC117223320 gene encoding filamin-A isoform X2 encodes MEPTEQLRPEQLVGLVARSAEGTAAKGMPIKGHEDLWVEIQANTFRNWVNEHLKHAADVADGPVIDLAEDFRDGTRLCALVEVLTKRRLPRWNPRPANQHHHLENVSTALQAIEADGVKLVNIGNVDIVNGNLKLILGLIWSLIVRYQIGKSKFPPRKLMLAWLKAVLPECRVNNFTTDWNSGVYLSALLDYCQPGLFLHWRQLDPTDSVYNCRKAMEIAKRDFDIPMVLEPEYLASPYLDELSGMTYLSYFMKEGSPGFDATLRWVNSQSLRHTVQNFTTDWNDGRVLCGVVRNLGGPAPAYEKIDPDPAAWEHNIQMGIDGGKKLGVEPILKAKDMADQNVEHLGVMAYAAYFQWVKPRPQASKQILVHVDSTSARVQQPAHFKLELLTKEANTREVRGEVIAPSGRIECRLAWNGIHGKGTFVPTEIGMHKLMVYNDAELVDGCPYYFRVLPSLTKIKASGMDPCAIGSIVEVLVNSYGTSHDGIDVTAWSPTGRSLACPVKENDGVHTATFQPDETGEWSIAITHKGNHIQGGPFTCFVFDPNGIQLIDTDGASPGQPFSFIVDATGTGGLGDVIVDLVHDKQSIPFRMEDYGHMRYRVSFVPADSGKYRVYVYFNGSDVRGSPFSIRVGTQRGSRRSKESTASLDRSKLSSLERRMNGLNVSVGLDRASPIQKTYYKSPSPTQHARDYSPLQQTASSYKTTTTSNYSMENSSSTYHHASTSLDRTQSPSQNQNENQNQNQDHNQNQGHRLSPITRNLHSPSTTIKETRETYSSSVYNRSRSPTVQSPSPKESKDALYSTTAVNRTRSPNPSPTAHCSRYSPSFKESRDIYNSGSLKRSRSPNRSPMAFRSATQSPVNRSFSPRSNERDNGFGVGLGFGFGRRGSTENNGAIDTSSNVRVSSMVCGTSRRDSWDAIEKTKSLLSYGSLESLANLTKNAATATATATTETANNHSYLNNNYKNTQSRNSASSHAHATGFSNLSSTQKYGNENQHSRTQTQGILKNKNNIHYKSTDTTDGPHDRYLNNGVPEYASTQNKSSVLVTGNALEMLPIHRPTTFVVDSSVDPNKITVSVSGPSGKIIPVQRSTLRGLTYAVTAEEVGEHTIQILVNGQQVPGSPFRSQAYNARAIQIGNIPNGVVNQPVEFEIDGSRAGSGNLEILVNGGHVTSFVRALGSQRFLASFVPHEAVVHLVEMTFNGEVVPGSPWRVGIMPAPKMSVIGESIRLVPAGSPALFELSALGFNSNEIDVQIITPSKRHLPARIEEEPGRSGEFRVEFTPTEVGSHLVEVSIAGQKLPAGPLVAKVYNSSLIQVTDVPSAVVGHACQFRVDASAAGEGQLEISINEGEVPNHVQVVGGGRCLVSFTPEIAKSHYIDIKFNGEAVKGCPFICNVSDTSRVTLSLNHLELVPVDQPACFHMGVDGSGSAELAVSVRGPNNELPVKVTGDIKSGFTAEFIPRDVGVHSISVEYNGHPVNGTPFLAKAFNADKVLIGPVARGSVGQPTHFTVDASQAGEGNLEITISARNQNIPTQVTPQGNARFSVSFVPFEACEHVINIAFNKRTVPGCPIVTRVGGDSHVTVSGQALSSAGLGRQSYLTVSNVAGSLEDLEVNVEGPNGQAVPAQVTDNKDTTCSVAFTPRVVGEHRISVSHRNVPVVGSPFSCKVYDVTAIKVKDAKHGVIGMPVTFLVETSQAGPGNLEVTVNGGRVPTSAQAQGPHTYAISFTPREPIVHTVDLRFNGEDVPGSPFSCQVSDTAKVIVTEGLEKVSVNRLTTFTIEADSTFGTPAVEVLSPTRESLPVHVKQSGHGCYTAGFTPKDVGDHSVEVKLSGSHVEGSPFLVKAYNADKVKVTDINSGVVGKPVFFSINASQAGAGNLEIIVAVNGKNVPNYVQSEGNAKFRVNFKPQEAAVHSLSVRFNGEPVPGSPFSCKVVGAGQAIIAGHNLKMGAVKQLMSFTVDPQAPSMNCDVIVMPPSGISLPITIEPVDGKYNISFVPTEVGRHNISVLVDSEHVKGSPFACNVYDVTKVHVSGLSEALLGQATTFTVDAAEAGEGTLELVVSTENNTVKAEVVACARGLYDVTFVPQTTSTHYVNISFNDDNVPGSPFKCPVVSTMLDGPSIIRVGNTAYMDLEMSGLEGPVSAEVTGPDGIIIPCTLTKLSSHLYRVEVRTRQVGTYSVIFSDGHKIISSQTLQAFDPGKVTIKEVSDVVCHRPGTIIVVASKEAGPGKLCVNVRAAGSDVDSVVREGENGFYEIVFHPTRAAPHRVHIKYNEVHITGSPLDVTVRSPTGGREVTATGLGLYQSCVGKVTSFTIETLGRPGKEFDVVISGPQGNAVPVRCYQHRDGNLLAEFTTNTVGTYKIDVLQGAKPVLGSPFFCQAFDVSKVKLQELGPMTVSVHDHIAFKITKTDAGMADLDVTATSPLGQELPLQVTPLNDGAEMVEFSPSVPGTYMINITYGGCPILGSPLVCTVDAAGQARAKGEGLLSGHVDKAAHFIVTGTRSPPAVQVDGPDSVSKAVVEAGANPGTWNVSYNPSEVGVFDIRVVSAGQQLPGSPWHPKIIDTRNLRVIGGWPAVCDDIGRLKLHPSNKISFDTAEAGPGELTGKIGDQTLSFEMTSNNRLKLIPPQINGGEHRLEILFNGVPFPGAPKLAIVQDLEPPVQDTSRVLLRGRGLTSAKCGEEVSFTIDGSQAGNGTPKVQLFSPTNELNVMLQHLELCI; translated from the exons ATGGAACCGACCGAGCAATTACGACCGGAGCAGCTTGTGGGCCTGGTGGCCCGGTCCGCGGAGGGCACAGCGGCGAAAGGGATGCCGATCAAAGGGCACGAGGACCTCTGGGTGGAGATCCAAGCGAACACGTTCAGGAATTGGGTGAACGAGCACTTGAAGCACGCGGCGGACGTCGCCGACGGGCCGGTGATCGATCTCGCGGAGGATTTTCGGGACGGCACGCGGCTCTGTGCCCTCGTCGAGGTACTGACCAAGCGGCGGCTGCCCAGGTGGAACCCAAGGCCAGCGAATCAACACCACCATCTGGAGAATGTGTCGACGGCGCTGCAAGCCATCGAGGCTGACGGAGTGAAGCTCGTCAATATCG GCAACGTGGACATCGTGAATggaaatttgaagcttatcctcgGCCTGATATGGTCGCTCATCGTCAGATACCAAATAGGCAAGTCCAAGTTCCCTCCAAGGAAACTCATGCTCGCATGGCTCAAG GCTGTCCTACCGGAGTGCAGAGTAAACAATTTCACGACGGACTGGAACTCGGGCGTCTACCTGAGCGCGTTGCTCGATTATTGCCAGCCGGGCCTGTTCCTTCACTGGCGGCAGCTAGATCCAACCGATAG CGTGTACAATTGCCGGAAAGCCATGGAGATCGCGAAACGCGACTTCGATATACCGATGGTACTCGAACCAGAGTACCTTGCGTCTCCATATTTGGACGAACTATCGGGAATGACCTACTTGTCTTACTTCATGAAGGAAGGCTCGCCCGGTTTTGATGCCACGTTACGGTGGGTCAACTCCCAGTCGCTTCGTCACACCGTGCAGAATTTCACG ACCGATTGGAACGACGGCAGAGTCCTCTGCGGGGTCGTGAGAAATTTGGGCGGACCGGCCCCGGCTTACGAGAAGATCGATCCTGATCCCGCCGCATGGGAGCACAATATCCAAATGG GTATCGACGGAGGCAAGAAACTAGGCGTGGAGCCGATCCTCAAGGCGAAAGATATGGCGGATCAGAACGTGGAACATTTAGGCGTGATGGCGTACGCGGCATACTTTCAGTGGGTGAAGCCTCGCCCTCAGGCCAGCAAACAAATACTCGTCCACGTGGACAGCACATCCGCCAGAGTGCAACAACCG GCGCATTTCAAGCTGGAGTTGCTTACCAAAGAAGCGAACACGAGGGAGGTGCGCGGCGAAGTGATTGCTCCCAGCGGACGAATCGAGTGCAGGCTCGCGTGGAACGGAATCCACGGGAAGGGAACCTTCGTCCCTACGGAAATTGGGATGCACAAG CTGATGGTGTACAACGACGCCGAGTTGGTCGACGGATGCCCCTATTACTTTCGAGTTTTACCTTCCCTGACTAAAATCAAAGCGTCCGGCATGGACCCTTGCGCCATAGGATCCATCGTCGAGGTTCTAGTCAACAGTTACG GAACTAGTCATGACGGCATCGATGTGACCGCGTGGTCGCCGACCGGCAGATCCCTGGCGTGTCCAGTGAAAGAGAACGACGGTGTGCATACCGCGACCTTTCAACCGGACGAGACAGGCGAATGGAGCATCGCGATAACTCACAAAGGAAACCATATCCAAGGCGGACCTTTCACCTGCTTCGTGTTCGATCCGAATGGCATACAG CTGATCGACACGGACGGCGCCTCCCCGGGTCAACCGTTCTCGTTTATCGTGGACGCGACGGGAACCGGTGGTCTAGGCGACGTGATCGTAGACCTCGTCCACGACAAGCAGTCTATACCGTTCAGGATGGAAGATTACGGTCATATGAGGTACCGAGTATCCTTCGTACCAGCCGATTCCGGGAAGTACAGAGTCTACGTCTATTTCAACGGCTCGGACGTGCGAGGCTCGCCGTTCTCCATCCGAGTGGGAACGCAGAGAGGATCGAGGAGATCGAAGGAGTCCACGGCGAGCCTCGACAGATCGAAACTGTCCTCTCTGGAGAGACGGATGAACGGTCTGAACGTGTCCGTTGGACTGGATCGGGCGAGTCCTATACAGAAAACCTACTACAAGTCTCCCAGTCCTACCCAGCACGCTCGCGACTACTCCCCCCTGCAACAGACTGCCTCGAGCTACAAGACTACGACGACGAGCAACTACTCGATGGAAAACTCGAGCTCGACGTACCATCACGCGTCTACGTCGTTGGACCGCACCCAATCGCCGAGTCAGAATCAGAACGAAAATCAGAATCAGAACCAGGATCATAATCAAAACCAGGGTCACCGTCTCAGCCCGATCACTCGGAATCTTCACAGTCCCTCCACCACGATCAAAGAGACGAGGGAGACCTACTCGAGCAGCGTCTACAACCGATCTAGGTCCCCCACCGTGCAGAGCCCCAGTCCGAAAGAGTCGAAGGACGCATTGTATTCGACGACTGCGGTGAACAGAACTCGTTCTCCTAATCCGAGTCCAACGGCCCACTGCTCGAGGTACTCCCCTTCGTTCAAAGAGTCCCGAGACATCTACAATTCCGGCTCCTTGAAGAGGTCCAGGTCGCCGAATCGCAGCCCCATGGCGTTCCGCAGCGCGACGCAGAGTCCTGTCAACAGAAGCTTCAGTCCGAGGAGCAACGAGAGAGACAACGGATTCGGGGTCGGACTGGGCTTCGGGTTCGGCAGGAGAGGTTCCACGGAGAACAACGGAGCGATCGACACGAGCAGCAACGTGAGAGTGTCGTCGATGGTTTGCGGAACATCTAGGCGCGACTCTTGGGACGCCATCGAGAAAACCAAATCGTTGCTGTCCTACGGCAGTCTGGAGTCCTTGGCGAATCTGACCAAGAACGCGGCCACGGCCACGGCCACGGCCACGACCGAGACCGCGAACAACCATAGCTACTtgaacaacaactacaaaaatacTCAGAGCCGGAACAGCGCGTCGTCGCACGCTCATGCCACCGGCTTCTCGAACTTGTCGTCGACCCAGAAATACGGCAACGAGAACCAGCACTCGCGCACCCAGACCCAGGGGATCTTGAAGAATAAAAACAACATCCATTACAAGAGCACGGACACCACCGACGGCCCGCACGATCGATATCTGAACAACGGAGTTCCCGAATATGCGAGCACGCAGAACAAAAGCTCCGTCCTCGTCACCGGAAACGCCCTCGAAATGCTTCCGATTCACAGACCGACCACGTTCGTCGTCGACTCGAGCGTGGACCCGAACAAAATCACGGTCAGCGTTTCGG GCCCGAGCGGAAAGATAATTCCCGTGCAAAGGTCGACTCTCCGCGGTTTAACGTACGCGGTAACGGCCGAGGAGGTTGGCGAGCACACGATTCAGATATTGGTGAACGGCCAGCAGGTTCCAGGATCTCCGTTCAG ATCGCAAGCTTACAACGCGCGCGCCATCCAAATCGGGAACATTCCGAATGGCGTTGTCAATCAGCCCGTGGAATTTGAGA TCGACGGTTCCAGGGCTGGATCCGGGAACTTGGAGATTCTCGTGAACGGTGGCCATGTGACGAGTTTCGTGAGAGCGTTGGGCAGCCAACGATTCCTGGCATCGTTCGTGCCCCACGAGGCTGTTGTGCACCTGGTAGAGATGACGTTCAACGGCGAGGTCGTCCCCG GATCGCCTTGGCGAGTGGGCATCATGCCAGCTCCAAAAATGTCAGTGATCGGGGAGTCCATAAGATTGGTTCCTGCTGGTAGTCCAGCATTGTTCGAACTGTCTGCCCTCGGTTTTAACAGTAATGAAATAGACGTCCAAATTATTA CTCCTTCTAAAAGGCATTTGCCAGCAAGGATAGAAGAAGAGCCTGGACGTTCGGGAGAGTTTCGTGTAGAATTCACTCCAACCGAAGTGGGCAGCCACCTGGTAGAAGTCAGCATCGCAGGACAAAAGCTACCGGCAGGACCTCTTGTCGCCAAGGTGTACAATAGCAGTTTAATCCAAGTTACCGATGTACCCAGTGCTGTGGTGGGACATGCCTGCCAATTTAGAG TTGACGCTAGCGCGGCTGGCGAGGGACAGCTCGAAATTTCTATAAACGAGGGAGAAGTGCCTAATCATGTTCAAGTGGTGGGAGGAGGACGTTGTCTTGTCTCCTTCACTCCCGAGATCGCTAAATCGCATTACATAGAcatcaaattcaatggagaagcAGTAAAAGGATGCCCATTTATTTGCAATGTGTCCGACACGAGCAGAGTAACGTTAAGTTTAAATCATCTGGAGTTAGTTCCAGTCGATCAGCCTGCCTGCTTCCACATGGGAGTCGATGGCAGTGGCAGCGCGGAACTCGCCGTTTCTGTAAGAG GACCAAACAACGAATTGCCTGTTAAAGTAACGGGTGACATAAAAAGCGGTTTCACGGCGGAATTTATTCCTAGAGACGTTGGCGTTCATTCGATCAGCGTCGAATATAATGGACATCCAGTAAATGGCACACCATTCCTAGCCAAAGCGTTCAATGCCGATAAAGTATTAATCGGTCCCGTAGCCAGGGGCAGCGTCGGCCAGCCAACGCACTTTACCG tCGATGCGAGTCAAGCCGGCGAAGGAAATTTGGAAATTACGATATCTGCTCGCAATCAAAATATTCCCACGCAAGTGACGCCGCAGGGAAATGCTCGATTTTCGGTCAGCTTTGTCCCGTTTGAGGCATGCGAACACGTAATTAATATAGCCTTCAATAAACGAACTGTGCCAGGCTGCCCGATCGTAACTCGGGTAGGTGGTGATAGTCATGTAACAGTGAGTGGGCAGGCATTGAGCAGTGCTGGATTAGGACGACAAAGCTATCTTACCGTTAGTAACGTTGCCGGTAGCTTAGAGGATTTAGAAGTGAACGTTGAAG GACCCAATGGACAGGCCGTACCAGCTCAAGTCACTGACAACAAAGATACAACGTGCAGCGTGGCGTTTACGCCAAGAGTAGTCGGGGAACATAGAATTTCAGTAAGCCATCGGAATGTTCCTGTGGTCGGCAGCCCGTTCAGCTGCAAAGTCTATGACGTCACTGCTATCAAAGTGAAGGATGCTAAACACGGTGTCATTGGAATGCCTGTAACTTTCTTAG ttgaaactagtcAAGCGGGGCCAGGAAACTTAGAGGTGACGGTGAACGGTGGTCGCGTGCCTACGTCTGCTCAAGCTCAGGGTCCACACACGTACGCGATATCTTTCACGCCTAGAGAACCCATCGTGCACACCGTGGACTTGCGGTTCAACGGGGAAGACGTACCTGGTAGTCCTTTTAGTTGTCAG GTCAGCGACACGGCAAAAGTAATAGTGACCGAAGGACTGGAGAAAGTATCTGTAAATCGTCTGACAACGTTTACAATAGAAGCGGACTCCACGTTCGGAACACCCGCTGTAGAAGTTCTTTCACCCACAAGAGAGAGTTTACCAGTTCACGTGAAGCAGAGTGGTCATGGATGTTACACCGCAGGCTTCACTCCGAAGGATGTTG GTGATCATAGCGTCGAGGTAAAATTGAGTGGATCGCACGTGGAAGGTAGTCCATTTTTAGTAAAAGCTTACAACGCGGACAAGGTAAAGGTGACGGATATAAATAGCGGTGTTGTCGGGAAACCAGTTTTCTTTAGCA TTAACGCCAGTCAAGCAGGTGCTGGTAATCTCGAGATCATTGTTGCCGTAAATGGTAAAAATGTCCCGAATTATGTTCAAAGCGAAGGAAACGCAAAGTTCAGAGTTAATTTCAAGCCACAGGAAGCTGCTGTTCATAGTCTTAGCGTTCGTTTTAACGGGGAACCAGTTCCAG GTTCACCATTCAGCTGTAAAGTAGTTGGGGCTGGTCAAGCAATAATTGCTGGTCACAATTTAAAAATGGGAGCCGTTAAACAGTTGATGTCTTTCACGGTGGACCCGCAAGCTCCGTCAATGAACTGCGACGTGATCGTAATGCCGCCGTCTGGTATATCCCTTCCTATCACGATAGAACCCGTCGATGGGAAATACAACATTAGTTTTGTACCTACGGAAGTGGGTAGACATAACATCAGCGTGTTGGTAGATTCTGAGCACGTGAAAGGATCTCCTTTCGCGTGTAACGTTTATGATGTTACCAAG GTTCATGTCTCTGGACTTTCGGAAGCACTGTTAGGTCAAGCAACTACGTTTACGGTGGACGCTGCGGAAGCTGGTGAAGGAACGCTGGAATTGGTAGTGAGTACGGAGAATAATACCGTTAAAGCCGAGGTAGTTGCCTGTGCTCGTGGATTGTACGATGTGACATTCGTTCCGCAAACTACTAGTACTCATTACGTGAACATTAGTTTCAACGATGACAATGTACCAG GAAGTCCATTCAAGTGTCCAGTAGTTAGTACCATGTTGGATGGTCCATCCATAATTCGCGTTGGCAATACAGCTTACATGGACTTGGAAATGTCGGGATTAGAAGGCCCTGTGTCCGCTGAAGTTACCG GTCCTGATGGCATCATTATTCCATGTACCTTGACAAAATTATCATCCCATCTATACCGAGTTGAAGTTCGAACGCGACAGGTTGGAACATACAGCGTCATTTTCAGCGACGGTCATAAGATTATTAGTTCTCAAACGCTTCAAGCTTTCGATCCTGGGAAAGTAACTATCAAAGAAGTGTCGGACGTCGTGTGTCATCGTCCTGGAACTATCATAG TGGTTGCGTCGAAAGAAGCTGGACCAGGAAAGCTGTGCGTGAACGTACGTGCCGCTGGCTCGGACGTTGACAGCGTAGTCAGAGAAGGAGAGAATGGCTTTTACGAAATAGTGTTTCATCCAACGCGAGCAGCTCCTCACAGAGttcacataaagtacaacgAAGTTCACATTACAG GAAGTCCGCTTGATGTAACTGTTCGAAGTCCTACCGGTGGAAGAGAAGTAACCGCAACAGGATTGGGACTGTACCAATCGTGTGTTGGCAAAGTGACTTCGTTTACGATCGAAACATTAGGTCGTCCGGGAAAAGAATTCGACGTTGTAATCAGTGGGCCACAGGGTAATGCTGTTCCAGTTCGATGTTACCAGCACCGCGATGGAAATTTACTCGCTGAATTTACTACAAACACCGTCG GAACGTATAAGATCGACGTTTTACAAGGTGCCAAGCCAGTTTTGGGTTCGCCGTTTTTCTGTCAAGCTTTCGACGTTTCCAAAGTGAAACTGCAAGAACTGGGTCCTATGACAGTGTCCGTGCACGATCATATTGCATTCAAGA TAACGAAAACAGACGCTGGAATGGCAGATTTGGATGTGACTGCCACAAGTCCACTCGGCCAAGAGCTCCCGCTACAGGTTACACCGTTAAACGATGGTGCTGAAATGGTAGAATTTTCTCCTAGCGTACCTGGTACCTATATGATCAACATCACGTACG GAGGATGCCCTATACTCGGTAGCCCACTGGTCTGCACGGTGGATGCCGCTGGACAAGCTCGCGCAAAAGGTGAAGGTTTGTTAAGTGGTCATGTGGATAAAGCGGCACATTTTATCGTAACCGGCACAAGAAGTCCCCCAGCAGTTCAA GTGGACGGTCCTGATAGTGTTTCGAAAGCGGTTGTCGAAGCAGGAGCTAATCCAGGCACCTGGAACGTATCTTACAACCCATCTGAAGTTGGTGTGTTTGATATTAGAGTGGTCTCTGCTGGACAACAACTACCAGGATCTCCTTGGCATCCAAAAATCATAGACACACGAAATCTTCGCGTAATTG GTGGTTGGCCGGCTGTATGCGACGATATTGGACGTTTGAAATTACACCCGTCGAACAAAATTAGCTTCGACACCGCTGAAGCTGGTCCAGGCGAACTTACCGGAAAGATAGGCGATCAAACGTTATCGTTTGAAATGACTTCGAATAATAGACTGAAGCTTATTCCACCACAAATAAACGGTGGTGAACATCgtttagaaatattatttaacgGTGTACCATTCCCAGGAGCACCGAAATTAGCTATAGTTCAAGATTTAGAG CCACCGGTACAGGACACAAGTCGTGTATTGTTGAGGGGTAGGGGGTTGACGTCGGCGAAATGCGGAGAAGAAGTTAGTTTTACGATAGACGGATCTCAAGCTGGTAACGGAACGCCGAAGGTTCAACTTTTCTCGCCGACCAACGAACTAAACGTGATGCTACAACATTTAG AATTATGTATTTGA